One window of the Bombus pyrosoma isolate SC7728 linkage group LG5, ASM1482585v1, whole genome shotgun sequence genome contains the following:
- the LOC122567807 gene encoding protein FAM50 homolog: MAHYKGAASEAGRAMQLMKKREIAQQEIELRKKKIEDDLKIHNIENKFATHYNAVEQQLKTSTIGLVTLNEMKAKQENIVKERERKLAQKEREKEQEKERALAAKQAEKNKQKKQIQALSFNLDEDEVELSEEEVESKAETLKDNDIGPVIKKIKKNPDVDTSFLPDREREEEENRLREELRQEWARKQNALKEEEIEITFSYWDGSGHRRSVIMKKGNSIYQLLQRCLEVLRREFSELKTVMADQLMYVKEDLILPHHYTFYDFIVTKARGKSGPLFTFDVHDDIRVMHDASVETEESHAGKVLLRSWYERNKHIFPASRWEPFDPTKSYDKYTISDKNRKKDKI, from the exons ATGGCACACTATAAAGGAGCAGCCAGCGAAGCTGGCCGAGCAATGCAATtgatgaaaaaaagagaaattgctcaacaagaaatagaattaaggaaaaagaaaatagaagatgACCTAAAGATTCataacatagaaaataaatttgcaactCATTACAATGCAGTTGAACAACAGTTGAAAACCTCTACTATTGGTTTAGTCACcttaaatgaaatgaaagcaAAACAAGAGAATATTGTAAAAGAACGTGAAAGGAAATTAGCACAAAAGGAACGTGAGAaggaacaagaaaaagaaagagccCTAGCTGCAAAGCAAGCTGAAAAAAATAAGCAGAAGAAACAAATACAAGCTTTGTCGTTTAATTTAGATGAAGATGAAGTAGAACTTTCTGAAGAGGAGGTAGAATCAAAAGCAGAAACATTAAAAGATAATGATATTGGAccagtaataaaaaaaataaaaaaaaatccagATGTAGATACAAGTTTTCTGCctgatagagaaagagaagaagaagagaacagATTAAGGGAAGAATTAAGACAAGAGTGGGCTAGAAAACAAAATGcattaaaagaagaagagattgAAATTACTTTCAGTTATTGGGATGGTTCTGGACACAGAAGAAGTGTTATTATGAAAAAAG GTAATTCCATTTATCAACTTCTTCAGAGATGTTTAGAAGTTTTAAGACGTGAATTCAGTGAACTTAAAACAGTCATGGCTGATCAATTAATGTATGTCAAAGAAGATCTTATTTTGCCACatcattatacattttatgattttatagtAACAAAG GCAAGGGGAAAGAGTGGGCCTCTTTTTACATTTGATGTTCATGATGATATCCGTGTTATGCATGATGCTTCTGTTGAAACAGAAGAATCTCATGCTGGAAAAGTATTACTTAG ATCTTggtatgaaagaaataaacatatatttcctGCCAGTCGATGGGAACCTTTTGACCCAACAAAAAGTTATGATAAATACACAATATCAGataaaaacaggaaaaaagataaaatttaa